The genomic window AGAAGCTGAATGCCAATGTGAGCCTGAAACTCACGCAGATGGGAATGGACCTTGATCCCGGGCTGGCGGAAGAAATTGTGGCTGAGCTGGTACAACATGCGGTCGCTGCCAATACCTTTGTCCGGGTGGATATGGAAGGCAGCCAGTACACGCAGGCAACCATCGACATGGTCCGCAGGATCCATGCCCTCCCGGGCAATCGAGGCCATGTGGGAGTCGTGATTCAGGCTTATCTTTACCGCAGCGCGCAGGACATTCGGACGCTGACCGGGGAGGGCATCCGCATCCGCCTTTGTAAAGGGGCCTACAAGGAGCCTGCGAGCCTTGCTTTTCCGGAAAAGAAGGACGTGGATGCAAACTTTGTAAAGCTGATGCAGCTTTTGCTGACCAGCGGGCTGTATCACGGGATCGCCACGCATGATGAGCAGATGATTGCCGCTACAAAGCAGTTTGTCCGCGAGCACGGGCTGGACCCCAGGTCTTTCGAGTTCCAGATGCTGTATGGCATCCGCCGGGACCTGCAGCGGTCGCTGGTGAAGGAAGGCTTTCCGATGCGGGTATACGTTCCTTTCGGTACCGAGTGGTATCCCTATTTCATGCGCCGACTGGCGGAACGTCCTGCAAATGCGCTGTTTATCGCCAAAAATCTGTTCAAGAAATAAAAAGGATCAGGCCTGAACGGAGTCCTTTGCGGAAAGTGGAGCGCGAATCTCTTCCAGCATAGAGATCAGCTCTCCAAGTTTTTCTTTGTTCAAGCCCTGCAGGACCTCTTTCGCATGGTTGCATACCACGGGGTCTAACTCTTCCAGCAGGTCCATCCCCCGCGGCGAGATGCGTGTGTAAATGACCCGACGGTCTTTGGGGTCCCGCTTTCGGCGCACGAGCCGCATTTTCTGCAGGCGAGTCAGCAACCGGGTGATGTCGGGGTCACTGCTAATCAGACGTTCCCCGATGTCTGAACATCGCAGGCCTCCATTTCCGGCACCACGCAGAATACGCAGTACGTTGTATTGCGTAG from Pseudacidobacterium ailaaui includes these protein-coding regions:
- a CDS encoding proline dehydrogenase family protein translates to MPILRSAFIALSQNASLRKFAEQSEMGRRMSSRFVAGMEIQDVVRAAKELADLGIASTLDSLGENVTTPGEARRSGEVYHRLLDAIESQKLNANVSLKLTQMGMDLDPGLAEEIVAELVQHAVAANTFVRVDMEGSQYTQATIDMVRRIHALPGNRGHVGVVIQAYLYRSAQDIRTLTGEGIRIRLCKGAYKEPASLAFPEKKDVDANFVKLMQLLLTSGLYHGIATHDEQMIAATKQFVREHGLDPRSFEFQMLYGIRRDLQRSLVKEGFPMRVYVPFGTEWYPYFMRRLAERPANALFIAKNLFKK
- a CDS encoding MarR family winged helix-turn-helix transcriptional regulator; its protein translation is MGSTLQAEIKQSRPFASQEEEAVLNILRTADRIQYHLQQTLKPLGITPTQYNVLRILRGAGNGGLRCSDIGERLISSDPDITRLLTRLQKMRLVRRKRDPKDRRVIYTRISPRGMDLLEELDPVVCNHAKEVLQGLNKEKLGELISMLEEIRAPLSAKDSVQA